Proteins found in one Oenanthe melanoleuca isolate GR-GAL-2019-014 chromosome 24, OMel1.0, whole genome shotgun sequence genomic segment:
- the REXO2 gene encoding oligoribonuclease, mitochondrial, giving the protein MLGGGRAGLGRLRICGGRLWRGRRRAAAMAGGDMGQRMVWVDLEMTGLDVEKDQILEMACLITDCDLNVLAEGPNLIINQPDELLESMSEWCKEHHGKSGLTKAVKESKISLQQAEYEFLSFVRQQTPPGLCPLAGNSVHADKKFLDKYMPQFMRHLHYRIIDVSTVKELCRRWYPEEYEFAPKKAASHRALDDIRESIKELQFYRDHIFKRKTDEKKRKLIENGESDKAAS; this is encoded by the exons ATGCtgggcggcggccgcgccggcCTGGGCCGCCTGCGGATCTGCGGCGGGCGGTTGTGGCGGGGCCGGCGGAGGGCGGCGGCCATGGCCGGCGGCGACATGGGGCAGCGCATGGTCTGGGTGGACCTGGAG ATGACGGGCCTGGACGTGGAGAAGGACCAGATCCTGGAGATGGCGTGTCTGATCACCGACTGCGACCTCAACGTGCTGGCCGAG GGCCCGAACCTGATCATCAACCAGCCCGACGAGCTGCTGGAGAGCATGTCCGAGTGGTGCAAGGAGCATCACGGCAAG TCTGGCCTTACTAAGGCTGTGAAGGAGAGCAAGATCTcgctgcagcaggcagagtaCGAGTTCCTGTCCTTCGTGCGGCAGCAGACgcccccagggctctgtcctcTCGCAG GTAACTCTGTTCATGCAGATAAGAAATTCCTTGACAAATACATGCCGCAGTTCATGAGGCACCTTCATTACAGGATCATTGATGTGAGCACTGTCAAGGAGCTTTGCAG GCGCTGGTATCCAGAGGAATACGAGTTTGCACCAAAGAAGGCGGCTTCTCACAG AGCACTTGATGACATCAGGGAAAGCATTAAAGAACTCCAGTTCTACAGAGACCACATCTTCAAGAGGAAAACGgatgagaagaaaaggaaactgaTTGAGAACGGGGAAAGTGACAAAGCTGCCAGCTGA
- the RBM7 gene encoding RNA-binding protein 7, whose protein sequence is MGAAAAEANRTLFVGNLDPKVTEELIFELFHQAGPVITVKIPKDRDGRPKQFAFVNFKHEESVPYGLRLLNGIKLYGRPMRIQFRSGSSHAAQDINPSCSQLGAAGTNPLGMPHPASNCSRYERVPDGMASPGFQSSLQRQAVMNSAARQQAQFGGKYEQGFGPPGFPHPFQAPPGSPGPRRKARLGGHPYAPDGRHAGRGKRDEYGFEERHEPEPHYRGGRDEHYDERHREGWSYEYRRDSYREARWHSARH, encoded by the exons ATGGGGGCAGCGGCTGCCGAGGCGAACCGGACGCTCTTCGTGGGGAACCTGGACCCCAAGGTCACCGAGGAGCTCATCTTCGAGCTCTTCCACCAG GCGGGCCCCGTGATCACCGTGAAGATCCCGAAGGACCGGGACGGACGGCCCAAGCAGTTCGCCTTCGTCAACTTCAAACACGAGGAGTCGGTGCCCTACGGGCTGCGGCTGCTCAACGGGATCAAGCTGTACGGGCGGCCCATGCGCATCCAGTTCCGATCAG GGAGCAGTCACGCAGCCCAGGATATCAATCCATCCTGTTCCCAGCTcggagctgctggcaccaacCCTCTTGGGATGCCTCATCCAGCATCCAACTGCAGCAG GTATGAGAGGGTTCCAGATGGCATGGCCAGCCCGGGGTTCCAGTCGAGCCTGCAGAGACAAGCGGTG ATGAACAGCGCAGCCCGGCAGCAGGCGCAGTTCGGGGGCAAATACGAGCAGGGCTTCGGCCCGCCCGGGTTCCCGCACCCGTTCCAGGCGCCGCCCGGCTCCCCGGGCCCGCGGCGCAAGGCCCGGCTGGGCGGCCACCCCTACGCGCCGGACGGCCGCCACGCGGGCCGGGGCAAGCGCGACGAGTACGGCTTCGAGGAGAGGCACGAGCCCGAGCCGCACTACCGGGGCGGCCGCGACGAGCACTACGACGAGCGGCACCGCGAGGGCTGGAGCTACGAGTACCGCAGGGACAGCTACAGAGAGGCCCGCTGGCACTCGGCGCGGCACTGA